Proteins encoded in a region of the Suncus etruscus isolate mSunEtr1 chromosome 1, mSunEtr1.pri.cur, whole genome shotgun sequence genome:
- the LOC126019138 gene encoding keratin-associated protein 4-3-like, which yields MVNSCCGSVCSEQNCQESCCRPSCCVSSCCRPQCCQSVCCRPSCCRPSCCVSSCCRPSCCGSSCCGGSNCCRPSCCISSCCRPSCCISSCCRPTCCRPSCCGSSCCRPSCCISSCCRPSCCGSSCCRPSCCSPSCCISSCCRPSCCGSPCGGSSCCRPTCCISSSCCRPICCQTTCCRPTCSSASCC from the exons ATGGTCAACTCGTGTTGTGGCTCTGTCTGCTCTGAGCAGAACTGTCAAGAGAGCTGCTGCCGGCCCTCTTGCTGTGTGTCCAGCTGCTGCAGGCCTCAGTGTTGCCAGTCTGTGTGCTGCCGCCCCAGCTGTTGCCGCCCCAGCTGCTGTGTGTCCAGCTGCTGCCGCCCCAGCTGCTGTGGATCCAGTTGCTGTGGTGGCTCCAACTGCTGCCGCCCCTCTTGCTGCATCTCTAGTTGTTGCCGCCCCTCCTGCTGCATCTCCAGTTGCTGCCGCCCCACCTGTTGCCGCCCATCTTGCTGTGGCTCCAGCTGTTGCCGCCCATCCTGCTGCATTTCTAGCTGCTGCCGCCCCTCTTGCTGTGGCTCCAGCTGCTGCCGCCCATCCTGCTGCA GCCCATCCTGCTGCATTTCCAGCTGCTGCCGCCCCTCCTGCTGTGGCTCTCCCTGCGGTGGCTCCAGCTGCTGCAGACCCACCTGCTGCATCTCTTCTAGCTGCTGTCGCCCCATCTGCTGCCAGACCACCTGCTGCCGCCCTACCTGCTCCAGTGCCTCTTGCTGCTGA
- the LOC126019148 gene encoding keratin-associated protein 4-3-like: MVNSCCGSVCSEQSCEESCCRPSCCVSSCCRPQCCQSVCCQPTCCRPSCCRPSCCVSSCCRPSCCVSSCCRPSCCGSSCCGGSSCCRPSCCISSGCRPSCCISSCCRPTCCRPSCCGSSCCRPSCCISSCCRPSCCSSSCCGSPCGGSSCCRPSCCISSCCRPSCCGSSCCSSPCGGSSCCRPTCCISSSCCRPICCQTTCCRPTCSSASCC, translated from the coding sequence ATGGTCAACTCGTGTTGTGGCTCTGTCTGCTCTGAGCAGAGCTGTGAAGAGAGCTGCTGCCGGCCCTCTTGCTGTGTGTCCAGCTGCTGCCGGCCTCAGTGTTGCCAGTCTGTGTGCTGCCAGCCCACCTGCTGCCGCCCCAGCTGTTGCCGCCCCAGCTGCTGTGTGTCCAGCTGCTGCCGCCCCAGCTGCTGTGTGTCCAGCTGCTGCCGCCCCAGCTGCTGTGGATCCAGTTGCTGTGGTGGCTCCAGCTGCTGCCGCCCCTCTTGCTGCATCTCTAGTGGTTGCCGCCCCTCTTGCTGCATCTCCAGTTGCTGCCGCCCCACCTGTTGCCGCCCCTCTTGCTGCGGCTCCAGCTGTTGCCGCCCATCCTGCTGCATTTCCAGCTGCTGCCGCCCCTCTTGCTGTAGCTCCAGCTGCTGTGGCTCTCCCTGTGGTGGCTCCAGCTGCTGCCGCCCATCCTGCTGCATTTCCAGCTGCTGCCGCCCCTCTTGCTGTGGCTCCAGCTGCTGTAGCTCTCCCTGCGGTGGCTCCAGCTGCTGCAGACCCACCTGCTGCATCTCTTCTAGCTGCTGTCGCCCCATCTGCTGCCAGACCACCTGCTGCCGCCCTACCTGCTCCAGTGCCTCTTGCTGCTGA
- the LOC126019157 gene encoding keratin-associated protein 4-6-like, with product MVNSCCGSVCSEQSCEESCCRPSCCVSSCCRPQCCQSVCCQPTCCRPSCCRPSCCVSSCCRPSCCGSSCCGGSSCCRPSCCISSGCRPTCCRPSCCSSSCCRPSCCISSCCRPSCCISSCCRPSCCGSSGCGSPCGGSSCCRPTCCISSCCRPSCCISSCCRPSCCGSSCCGSPYGGSSCCRPTCCISSCCRPICCQTTCCRPICSSASCC from the coding sequence ATGGTCAACTCGTGTTGTGGCTCTGTCTGCTCTGAGCAGAGCTGTGAAGAGAGCTGCTGCCGGCCCTCTTGCTGTGTGTCCAGCTGCTGCCGGCCTCAGTGTTGCCAGTCTGTGTGCTGCCAGCCCACCTGCTGCCGCCCCAGCTGTTGCCGCCCCAGCTGCTGTGTGTCCAGCTGCTGCCGCCCCAGCTGCTGTGGATCCAGTTGCTGTGGTGGCTCCAGCTGCTGCCGCCCCTCTTGCTGCATCTCTAGTGGTTGCCGCCCCACCTGTTGCCGCCCCTCTTGCTGTAGTTCCAGCTGCTGTCGCCCCTCCTGTTGCATCTCCAGCTGCTGCCGCCCCAGCTGCTGCATTTCTAGCTGTTGCCGCCCCTCTTGCTGTGGCTCCAGCGGCTGTGGCTCTCCCTGTGGAGGTTCCAGCTGCTGCAGACCCACTTGCTGCATCTCCAGCTGCTGCCGTCCCAGCTGCTGCATTTCCAGCTGTTGCCGCCCCTCTTGCTGTGGCTCTAGCTGTTGTGGCTCTCCCTACGGTGGCTCCAGCTGCTGTAGACCCACCTGCTGCATCTCTAGCTGTTGTCGCCCCATCTGCTGCCAGACCACCTGCTGCCGCCCTATCTGCTCCAGTGCCTCTTGCTGCTGA